gttgaaaaaaaaaatagttgaaaaaaaaaaaactacctactTCAACAAACAATATGTTTGACATCAACGGACGGTCGGTACCTTACCCATGTGGCTGCTCGATCAGTGTGTATCCAGTCTTTTGTCCGGTGTACACACATTTTGCGTTTACAGTTTTTCTCAACAGATATTCAGATACGGATTTATCTACTTATAtgagatttttatttatcatagtaggtatttataatttttatatttcgtttGTGATAATCATTACCggtaaaaatttaagtattttgttttatattattcgtaagatattttaagaattacatATAATCCGATTTTTAGATGTCAAATAATTCATCACCGAGTTCTCCGGTATATGGAGGAGATGAGTATAATTGACGTCTGGCTGAAATACATAGCCAGTCTCCAGTTCTCATCAACATGCATGAGCATGACTTTTTCGTATATGGTGAAAtggtaagttttttttgttttaaaaataaaatataaaataaattattattattattatttagactcAATCCGGAGATAGTGGTTACTCGACTAACCAGAGCACGcaagttgaaaataatgattggCATAGGGCATTTTCGACTATTCATCCCCCTGCAACACCATCACCACCTTGACTATCACAGATGGAGAATTGTTAACGTTCTTTGACACCGGTTTAGCCTGTCTTGTTGGAAGAAGCTTCGCCAGACATGTTTCCGCCGACAACATCGATAGCATACGTACTGAGGGTGAGAAACGACCTTTTTCCAGACTTAGATTCCCAGTCCTCAGTTTCACATAGCACGGTAGAAATTCCTCGGTTCATGTTAGCCCCCGAATATAACATGCTATTTGAAGGGGAAATTATGAATACGTTACGTCATTCTGGAGAGCAGACAGCAGAAATGGATTGGAGTGAAGATGGAAATGACGAGGAGTTGATCAGTCATA
This window of the Acyrthosiphon pisum isolate AL4f unplaced genomic scaffold, pea_aphid_22Mar2018_4r6ur Scaffold_21502;HRSCAF=24134, whole genome shotgun sequence genome carries:
- the LOC107883227 gene encoding uncharacterized protein LOC107883227; amino-acid sequence: MFPPTTSIAYVLRVRNDLFPDLDSQSSVSHSTVEIPRFMLAPEYNMLFEGEIMNTLRHSGEQTAEMDWSEDGNDEELISHMEAYEDDEELNRHMDEYEGF